The following coding sequences are from one Microtus pennsylvanicus isolate mMicPen1 chromosome 1, mMicPen1.hap1, whole genome shotgun sequence window:
- the LOC142841866 gene encoding small ribosomal subunit protein uS15 — MGRMHAPGKGLSQSALPYRRSVPTWLKLTSDDVKEQIYKLAKKGLPPSQIGVILRDSQGVAQVLFVTGNKILRILKSKGLVHDLPEDLYHLIKKAVAVQKHLERNRKDAKFCLILIESRIHRLARYYKTKRVLNPTGNMSHPQPLL; from the coding sequence ATGGGTCGCATGCACGCTCCTGGGAAGGGCCTGTCCCAGTCGGCGCTGCCCTACCGTCGCAGCGTCCCCACGTGGCTGAAGCTGACGTCTGACGACGTGAAGGAACAGATTTACAAACTGGCCAAGaaaggcctccctccctcccagataGGTGTGATCCTGAGGGACTCGCAGGGTGTGGCCCAGGTCCTTTTTGTGACTGGTAATAAAATCTTGAGAATCCTTAAATCCAAAGGCCTTGTGCATGATCTCCCTGAGGATCTCTACCATTTGATTAAGAAGGCAGTCGCTGTCCAAAAGCATCTTGAGAGGAACAGAAAGGATGCTAAATTCTGCCTGATTCTGATAGAGAGCAGAATTCACCGGCTGGCTCGTTACTATAAGACCAAGCGGGTCCTCAACCCAACTGGAAATATGAGtcatccacagcctctgctttag